ATTAATAAGTCCTTTCTTTAACATATCATTGATAAAATTTAAAGTTGTTAAAGCATTTTCTCTATTTAGTGTACCATCATCATTAAATACTTTACCATCTCTTAGATAAGTTAGCCAAATAAATGAAGTCGTAGTAGCTTCATTTGCATTTAAAGGGAAAGTATATGGATATTTTAATATATTTTTCTCTTTAAGTATTTCCATATCTTTCATAACATCATTCCAAGTTTGAGGTTCATCTAATCCAGCTTGTTGATAAATCACTTTATTATAATATCCTATACGGAAATCATTTGCATATGGAATAGCTAAAACTCTATCATTCACTATAAAAGTTGATATACTTGGAATATCTTTAATATCTTCCTGTGATAATTCTATTGGCTCTAGCCATTGAGCATCTTCAAACTCACCAATCCAAGACCAGTCAACTTCAAAAACATCAGCTGCAGCTTTATTTCCACTAGCGGCAATAGCAATTTTATTTCTTATATCATCCCAAGAAACAGTTTCTATATTAACTTTAATTCCTTTTTCCTTTTCAAATTCAGCTAACATACTCTGCGGTGGTACTCCCCAATCAGGTATCATAAATGTTATCTCCTGATTTTTATTCTCTTTTACAGTTCCCTCATTTTTTTCTTTTGAACATCCAGTAAGAACTAAAATACCAGATAGTGTTAAAAATGTTGTTACCCAAAATTTTCTTTTCATTTTTCTAATTACCACTCCTTTTATTTTTGTTAGCTAGGAATAGTATAAGTTATATTTTTAGTAATGTCAATAAAAGAAGATAAAAAATAGTGTTTTTTTTTATTCTCTTTTTGGTTAGATTTATATCAATAAAAAACAAAAAATAAAAAAAGAGAAAATAATTAGTTACAATACTTACTAATAAAGTTGATCATAACATATTTTTTCCCTTTTTTATAAAATTAAATAATTTATTAATAAAATGGTGCTCCAGAGTGGAATCGAACCACCTACCTCTTGCTTACCATGCAAGTGCTCTACCTAATGAGCTACTAGAGCTAACTTATAAAAAGTATAACATAATTTTATATAAAATACAACTATTGTTCAAAAACTCCTAAATCTTTATTATCTATTAAAAGTTCTATTCTTTCATCATTGATAAGATAAAAATAATTTTCAATAAACCACTTTACTAATTCATTATCCCTTTTTACAATAGTTCCATTATCGATAAAAATATTAATAGTAATACCTTTAAAATATTTCAGTCCTAATTCAATATCTCTCTTTATC
The genomic region above belongs to Candidatus Fusobacterium pullicola and contains:
- a CDS encoding sugar ABC transporter substrate-binding protein; its protein translation is MKRKFWVTTFLTLSGILVLTGCSKEKNEGTVKENKNQEITFMIPDWGVPPQSMLAEFEKEKGIKVNIETVSWDDIRNKIAIAASGNKAAADVFEVDWSWIGEFEDAQWLEPIELSQEDIKDIPSISTFIVNDRVLAIPYANDFRIGYYNKVIYQQAGLDEPQTWNDVMKDMEILKEKNILKYPYTFPLNANEATTTSFIWLTYLRDGKVFNDDGTLNRENALTTLNFINDMLKKGLINPANLTLNGLDTYRQILSKDAAFMVGPTSFIARSVDPDQSKAIGEIEVILPPGKDSKATQTMALTEAVGVSSLSENKEAAKEFVKWYTSKETQKAFFKEISAIPTRTSVLNEVIDAGEIKNSGAMKETSILVKSPFPNGVPAYYAEMSNSIYNAINSMASGNLTPEEAVNQIDSKIQELIKD